Proteins co-encoded in one Pseudarthrobacter chlorophenolicus A6 genomic window:
- a CDS encoding four-carbon acid sugar kinase family protein, with amino-acid sequence MPAFGFVADDLTGAADVLAQAHRYGLEAALVIGDAPLPTDAAVVGFAGPARSLAGTAFDALVSRDLAGIAALNLDVLLYKVCSTFDSSPTVGSIGRGIELLHEQFPLHGAIPVIPAQPGFGRYTAFSNHYATYAGQSYRLDRHPVMSRHPSTPMSEADLREVLAEQLTSGTTPGAIHLPAYEDGTFKDAWADRRHEPGAQAFVVDAVDEHHMDAVAEVLTREEHGHGPSIVVGSGGIMAALARTLSDSVPAAPGAQAASGPALAVSASASSTTAEQISDAVAHGWVEVPVPVELLDRHSPALVAALDERVSAALRAGNNVVVHTTRGAGDPRYGTAKPVDAGYVGALIGGIAARIAQAGLTRDIAVFGGDTSSHALIAMGVRQLRVSGQFVTAGPILKADGASAVAGCRLLLKGGQVGPTDILRRFAGQPR; translated from the coding sequence ATGCCGGCTTTCGGTTTCGTTGCGGACGACCTCACCGGAGCCGCCGACGTCCTGGCCCAGGCGCACCGGTACGGCCTCGAAGCAGCCCTCGTCATCGGTGACGCGCCCCTTCCCACGGATGCCGCCGTCGTCGGCTTCGCGGGGCCTGCGCGCTCCCTTGCGGGGACCGCGTTCGACGCCCTGGTGAGCCGCGACCTCGCCGGCATCGCCGCCCTGAACCTGGACGTGCTGCTCTATAAGGTCTGTTCCACCTTCGACAGCTCCCCCACCGTGGGCAGCATCGGCCGGGGAATCGAACTGCTGCACGAACAGTTCCCGCTGCACGGGGCCATCCCCGTGATTCCCGCCCAACCCGGATTTGGCCGGTACACAGCGTTCAGCAACCACTACGCAACGTATGCCGGGCAGTCCTACCGGTTGGACCGCCACCCAGTCATGTCCCGGCACCCATCCACCCCGATGTCCGAAGCAGACCTGCGCGAGGTCCTGGCCGAACAGCTCACGTCAGGCACGACGCCGGGTGCGATCCACCTGCCGGCGTATGAGGACGGGACGTTCAAGGACGCCTGGGCAGACCGCCGGCACGAACCCGGCGCGCAGGCCTTCGTGGTTGACGCCGTGGATGAACACCACATGGATGCCGTGGCTGAAGTCCTGACCCGCGAAGAGCACGGCCACGGCCCGTCCATCGTCGTCGGATCCGGCGGCATCATGGCCGCGCTGGCGAGGACCCTCTCAGACAGCGTTCCGGCGGCACCCGGCGCTCAGGCCGCCTCCGGACCTGCGCTGGCAGTCAGCGCCTCGGCGTCGAGCACCACGGCGGAACAGATCAGTGATGCCGTGGCCCACGGGTGGGTGGAAGTACCCGTCCCCGTCGAATTGCTGGATCGCCACAGCCCGGCGCTCGTGGCGGCTTTGGACGAGCGCGTCTCCGCAGCGCTCCGCGCAGGCAACAACGTCGTCGTCCACACCACCCGCGGTGCCGGCGACCCCCGCTATGGCACCGCTAAGCCGGTCGATGCAGGCTACGTTGGCGCACTCATCGGCGGCATCGCCGCCAGGATCGCCCAAGCGGGCCTGACCCGCGACATCGCCGTCTTCGGAGGCGACACCTCCAGCCATGCACTCATCGCCATGGGAGTGCGCCAGCTCCGCGTTTCCGGGCAGTTCGTCACCGCCGGGCCGATCCTCAAAGCCGACGGCGCCTCCGCAGTTGCCGGATGCCGCCTCCTTCTCAAGGGTGGCCAGGTTGGCCCCACCGACATCCTGCGCCGGTTCGCCGGACAACCCCGGTAA
- a CDS encoding RuBisCO large subunit C-terminal-like domain-containing protein produces MRDPRSVRCTYYLESEMEPAKAAAIMAGEQSSGTFLPVPGESARIRERHAAHIVDVQEFGFCKPSLPSRANPEKVRAALVTVDFPMENVGTDLATLQTAIAGNLFELGDLYACRLQDMVLPEDFVAAHPGPAFGIGGTRKLISDVQGVMVGTIVKPNVGLSEEEFRLVVRDLAMASIDLIKDDELMTDPAYLPLERRVAVATEEIRAAEQVTGHATMYAFNITGDLAGLRKRHDTVVEAGGRCVMLNIPVMGMPALALLRSFAEVPIHGHRAGLAASMRSKALGMDYRVWQQMARLAGADHLHASGLGSKFYELDAEVAANIRSLLEPLGQTVTPLPVLSSGQNVTTPGPTFEATGTTDLMMLAGGGVAAHPDGPGAGVKSLRQAWEAAVDGIPLLTAATRRADTGDAALLHAVQTFGKGA; encoded by the coding sequence ATGCGCGACCCGCGCTCGGTGCGCTGCACCTACTACCTGGAATCCGAAATGGAGCCGGCCAAGGCCGCTGCCATCATGGCCGGCGAGCAGTCCTCCGGCACGTTCCTCCCCGTCCCGGGCGAATCGGCCCGAATCCGTGAACGGCATGCAGCCCACATCGTCGATGTGCAGGAGTTCGGTTTCTGCAAGCCTTCCCTCCCCTCCCGGGCCAACCCCGAGAAGGTCCGCGCAGCCCTGGTCACCGTCGACTTCCCGATGGAAAACGTTGGCACCGACCTCGCGACGCTACAGACAGCCATTGCCGGCAACTTGTTCGAACTGGGCGACCTGTATGCGTGCAGGCTGCAGGACATGGTCCTCCCGGAGGACTTCGTGGCAGCCCACCCCGGGCCTGCCTTCGGCATCGGGGGGACCCGAAAGTTGATCAGCGACGTCCAGGGCGTCATGGTCGGCACCATCGTCAAGCCCAACGTCGGACTCTCCGAGGAGGAGTTCCGCCTGGTGGTAAGGGACCTGGCGATGGCTTCCATCGACCTGATCAAGGACGACGAGCTGATGACCGATCCGGCCTACTTGCCCCTGGAGCGCCGCGTGGCCGTGGCAACTGAGGAAATCCGTGCCGCCGAACAGGTCACCGGCCACGCCACCATGTACGCCTTCAATATCACCGGCGACCTTGCCGGCCTCCGGAAACGCCACGACACCGTGGTTGAGGCCGGCGGCCGCTGCGTCATGCTGAACATCCCGGTTATGGGGATGCCTGCCCTCGCCCTCCTGCGCAGCTTCGCCGAGGTGCCGATCCACGGCCACCGCGCCGGCCTCGCAGCTTCCATGCGGTCCAAAGCGCTGGGTATGGACTACCGGGTCTGGCAGCAGATGGCCCGCCTCGCAGGAGCCGACCATCTGCACGCCAGTGGCCTGGGCAGCAAGTTCTACGAGCTCGACGCCGAGGTTGCTGCAAACATCAGGAGCCTCCTCGAACCGCTGGGCCAAACCGTCACACCGCTTCCCGTGCTCTCCTCCGGGCAGAACGTGACCACCCCCGGGCCCACCTTCGAAGCGACCGGCACGACCGACCTGATGATGCTTGCCGGCGGCGGCGTCGCAGCCCACCCGGACGGTCCGGGAGCAGGGGTCAAAAGCCTGCGCCAGGCCTGGGAAGCAGCCGTGGACGGCATCCCGCTGCTGACGGCAGCCACCCGCCGGGCGGACACTGGAGATGCCGCCCTGCTCCATGCGGTTCAGACATTCGGGAAAGGTGCCTGA
- a CDS encoding GntR family transcriptional regulator: protein MSLESAGPGAEQSGRSGRLSREGGGPLHAQIRDILHRQIVDLALPPGSSLPTEEELQRQFGVSRSVVRQSLAGLSDLGLIRRQRGRGSVVAATPVLRRHVQQAGGLDEQAAAHGQRLRTHVVAIEPSPPPQAGTEALNTANTWKIERVRYLDDLPVAFMRTWVPRDFFPHFTAELLEDTSLLGLMRDHGYHPAGGPRQVQAVSSDADLARVLHISAREPVLLLQGVTRDALGHGLEWFNVWHSPNTVFDVDAQVTSQPGRVSQEHIRRLRNLTQQLESELADLERGPQ, encoded by the coding sequence GTGAGTTTGGAATCAGCAGGACCTGGTGCGGAGCAGTCCGGGCGAAGCGGCCGGTTAAGCCGGGAAGGCGGCGGCCCCCTGCATGCCCAGATCCGGGACATTCTGCACCGCCAAATCGTTGATCTTGCCCTTCCTCCGGGATCGTCCTTGCCCACTGAGGAAGAACTCCAGCGGCAGTTCGGGGTGTCGCGGAGTGTCGTACGCCAGTCCCTGGCGGGCCTGTCTGACCTGGGCCTTATCAGGCGCCAGCGCGGCCGCGGGAGTGTTGTGGCAGCAACACCGGTACTGCGCCGGCACGTGCAACAGGCCGGTGGATTGGACGAACAGGCGGCAGCACACGGCCAGCGCCTGCGCACGCATGTCGTCGCCATCGAACCGTCACCGCCTCCACAGGCCGGGACAGAGGCCCTCAACACCGCCAACACGTGGAAGATCGAACGAGTCCGCTACCTCGATGACCTGCCCGTTGCTTTCATGCGCACGTGGGTTCCGCGGGACTTTTTCCCCCACTTCACTGCAGAGCTGCTCGAAGACACGTCGCTCCTGGGGCTCATGCGGGACCATGGCTACCACCCGGCCGGCGGCCCACGGCAGGTGCAGGCCGTATCGTCCGACGCGGACCTGGCACGGGTACTTCATATCAGCGCGCGTGAGCCGGTGCTCCTCCTCCAGGGCGTCACGCGGGACGCCCTGGGGCACGGCCTCGAATGGTTCAACGTCTGGCACAGCCCAAACACTGTCTTTGACGTTGATGCCCAGGTCACCAGCCAACCCGGACGCGTGTCGCAGGAACACATACGGCGCCTGCGGAACCTGACGCAGCAACTCGAATCAGAGCTTGCCGATCTCGAACGTGGTCCGCAGTAG
- a CDS encoding DoxX family protein — protein sequence MVWGGGIEETSKGMDAMGFRPAKASAMLAGLGEAGAGVALALGFATPAAGAAAATTMGVAASVHAPNGFFAMDGGLEYPAVLGLAATSFAIGGPGRVSLDALTGHVLDRPWMRAVAVTAIPVAIGVQIYRRRQALAANPAPASGGAPENDGAPETA from the coding sequence GTGGTTTGGGGTGGCGGCATCGAGGAAACCAGCAAAGGCATGGATGCCATGGGCTTCCGGCCGGCCAAGGCCAGTGCCATGCTGGCTGGCCTGGGTGAGGCTGGGGCGGGAGTGGCGCTTGCCCTTGGCTTTGCCACCCCTGCGGCGGGGGCCGCCGCGGCCACCACCATGGGAGTTGCGGCCAGCGTGCACGCACCCAACGGCTTTTTTGCCATGGACGGTGGCCTGGAATATCCGGCCGTCCTTGGGCTCGCAGCCACGTCCTTCGCCATTGGGGGACCGGGGCGGGTGTCCCTGGATGCGCTGACCGGGCACGTCCTGGACAGGCCGTGGATGCGGGCAGTCGCTGTTACGGCAATACCCGTAGCCATCGGCGTCCAGATTTACCGCCGCCGGCAGGCGCTTGCTGCAAACCCCGCCCCGGCGTCAGGCGGTGCCCCGGAGAACGACGGGGCGCCAGAGACTGCATAA
- a CDS encoding 4'-phosphopantetheinyl transferase family protein, with the protein MNSHPGDGTVYLTVSSAVLEAACVPIGGLTACLSPAEAQSARRFARPEDRLDYLASHALFRLIAAHRLGGGFAEAPKLEVTRRCAGCGSTGHGKPAVAGASLSLSRSKGAVMVAAGPEGAPVGADIEHIPDTLHHGFDHYAASAAEREALAPGDIPARLRLWVAKEAVLKAAGLGLSVPPADVHLAGDPADDDNFPTLRADSPAHPQVHGLSAVFLPAPPGYAAALSVAGPASLSGLSLADLLPPVRGA; encoded by the coding sequence ATGAACAGCCACCCTGGTGACGGCACGGTTTACCTCACTGTTTCTTCCGCAGTTCTTGAGGCTGCCTGCGTACCGATTGGAGGTTTGACGGCCTGCCTCTCCCCTGCCGAAGCACAATCCGCCCGGCGCTTTGCCCGCCCCGAAGACCGCCTGGACTATCTGGCCTCCCATGCCTTGTTCCGGTTGATTGCTGCGCACCGGCTGGGGGGCGGGTTCGCCGAAGCGCCGAAGCTGGAAGTCACCCGGCGGTGCGCCGGCTGCGGGAGCACCGGGCACGGCAAACCGGCCGTTGCGGGGGCCAGCCTCAGCCTGTCCCGGAGCAAGGGCGCCGTGATGGTGGCCGCAGGGCCCGAGGGCGCCCCGGTAGGCGCGGATATCGAGCACATACCCGACACCCTGCACCACGGATTCGACCACTACGCGGCGTCCGCGGCCGAACGTGAGGCGCTTGCCCCCGGTGACATACCCGCACGGCTCCGCCTTTGGGTTGCTAAGGAAGCAGTACTCAAGGCGGCCGGGCTCGGCCTCAGCGTACCTCCGGCCGATGTCCATTTGGCCGGCGATCCAGCCGACGACGACAATTTCCCCACCCTCCGCGCTGACAGCCCTGCCCACCCGCAGGTGCACGGACTGAGTGCGGTTTTCCTTCCTGCCCCTCCGGGGTACGCCGCGGCCCTCTCCGTGGCCGGGCCCGCGTCGCTCTCCGGGCTGTCCTTGGCCGATTTACTGCCACCCGTGCGGGGAGCCTGA
- a CDS encoding ABC transporter permease, which produces MTAITAAARDSSVIARRNLLNVLRTPGALVTGLVQPIMFVLLLGFVFGGTLGGDQYRSFLIGGILAQTLTFNASFTAVYLAKDLQLGLIDRFRSLPMSRGAVILGRTTSDLATSVLSVAATMLCGLAIGWRITNGPGPALAALALLLLFAFAVSWIGAVIALTARSVEVAQSLGLVWLFPVTFISGAFVSVDSLPGPLRTIAEWNPVTAVATAARELFGNAAPPASAFRAAGRRITRYSTQYSAASGSLRYSRHWPSPNTGASAGDEQPPW; this is translated from the coding sequence ATGACCGCCATTACCGCAGCCGCAAGGGACAGCTCGGTCATTGCCCGCCGCAACCTCCTCAACGTCCTCCGGACACCCGGTGCCCTGGTGACCGGCCTTGTGCAGCCCATCATGTTCGTGCTGCTGCTCGGCTTCGTGTTCGGCGGCACCCTTGGCGGCGACCAGTACCGGAGCTTCCTGATCGGCGGAATCCTGGCACAGACACTCACCTTCAACGCGTCCTTCACGGCCGTGTACCTCGCCAAGGACCTTCAGCTGGGGCTGATTGACAGATTCCGGTCCCTGCCGATGTCCCGTGGAGCTGTCATCCTGGGCCGCACCACCTCGGACCTCGCCACCAGCGTGTTGTCCGTTGCGGCCACTATGCTGTGCGGGCTGGCCATCGGTTGGCGGATCACCAATGGCCCCGGCCCCGCCCTTGCGGCGTTGGCCCTGCTGCTGCTCTTCGCCTTCGCGGTGTCCTGGATCGGCGCCGTGATCGCGCTGACCGCCCGCAGCGTCGAAGTAGCGCAGAGCCTGGGCCTCGTGTGGCTGTTCCCCGTCACTTTCATCTCCGGGGCATTTGTCTCAGTGGACTCCCTGCCCGGTCCGCTGCGGACCATAGCCGAATGGAACCCCGTGACCGCCGTCGCCACTGCGGCACGCGAGCTCTTCGGGAACGCGGCCCCGCCGGCTTCGGCGTTCCGGGCGGCTGGGCGGCGGATAACGCGGTACTCTACTCAGTACTCTGCAGCGTCGGGATCATTGCGGTATTCGCGCCACTGGCCATCACCCAATACCGGCGCATCAGCCGGCGATGAACAGCCACCCTGGTGA
- a CDS encoding daunorubicin resistance protein DrrA family ABC transporter ATP-binding protein: MIRVENVSKSFGSFKALDGLTLKAGEGTVLGLLGPNGSGKTTTVKILTTLLAPDSGDARVAGHSVLAAPDLVRRNLGLSGQYAAVDEKLTAFENLHMVGRLYGMNRRTASARASELLENFRLTDVATKRSGTFSGGMRRRLDLAGAIVARPKVVVLDEPTTGLDPRGRLDTWDVVSRLVADGTTVLLTTQYLEEADRLADNIAVINHGRVIAEGTAAELKQNAGTERIGVVMRHAADLPAAAAVLHAAAGPDVRPELDPQNLGVSIAAPQGHRTLVRILTELDAQALPVEEASLRRPTLDDVFLRLTGHATADSVTDAETEGVAA, from the coding sequence GTGATCCGCGTAGAGAACGTCAGCAAGAGCTTCGGCAGCTTCAAGGCCCTCGACGGGTTGACCCTGAAGGCGGGGGAAGGAACCGTCCTCGGGCTCCTGGGGCCGAACGGTTCCGGGAAGACCACCACCGTCAAGATCCTCACCACGCTGCTGGCTCCGGACAGCGGGGACGCCCGGGTGGCAGGGCACTCCGTACTGGCAGCCCCGGACCTGGTCCGGCGAAACCTGGGCCTGTCCGGGCAGTACGCGGCCGTGGACGAAAAGCTCACCGCCTTCGAAAACCTGCACATGGTGGGCCGCCTGTACGGCATGAACCGGCGTACGGCCTCCGCGAGGGCGTCGGAGCTGCTTGAGAATTTCCGGCTCACGGATGTGGCAACCAAACGGTCCGGAACGTTTTCCGGCGGAATGAGGCGCCGCCTTGACCTCGCGGGTGCCATTGTGGCCCGGCCGAAGGTGGTTGTCCTCGACGAACCCACCACAGGGTTGGATCCGCGCGGCCGCCTGGACACCTGGGACGTCGTCTCCCGGCTGGTGGCCGACGGCACCACAGTGCTCCTGACCACCCAGTACTTGGAGGAAGCGGACCGGTTGGCTGACAACATCGCCGTCATCAACCACGGCAGGGTCATCGCCGAGGGGACGGCGGCGGAACTGAAGCAAAACGCCGGAACTGAACGCATCGGCGTCGTCATGCGCCATGCTGCCGACCTGCCGGCCGCAGCCGCCGTGCTCCACGCCGCCGCCGGCCCGGATGTCCGGCCCGAGCTGGATCCGCAGAACCTGGGCGTGTCCATCGCCGCCCCGCAGGGCCACCGCACCCTGGTGCGCATCCTGACCGAACTGGACGCCCAGGCCCTGCCAGTGGAAGAGGCCTCGCTCCGCAGGCCCACCCTGGACGATGTGTTCCTAAGACTGACCGGCCACGCCACCGCAGACTCAGTGACCGATGCCGAAACAGAGGGGGTCGCCGCATGA
- a CDS encoding MbtH family protein: MTNPFDDKSATFSVLVNEYQQHSLWPAFAAVPEGWVTMFGPDNREACLDYVSRTWTDMAPRKVSELAASQ, from the coding sequence ATGACGAACCCGTTCGATGACAAGTCCGCAACCTTCTCCGTACTGGTCAACGAGTACCAGCAGCACTCCCTCTGGCCAGCCTTCGCCGCCGTACCCGAGGGCTGGGTGACCATGTTCGGCCCCGACAACCGGGAAGCGTGCCTTGACTACGTGTCGCGGACCTGGACGGACATGGCTCCGCGCAAGGTTTCCGAGCTCGCCGCTTCGCAGTGA